Proteins from one Brevibacillus humidisoli genomic window:
- a CDS encoding bactofilin family protein, protein MKNRIRMLLLVFALLAISGTTCFAFQAVSQETYVLANGETHIGDLFVTGRKVVIEGHVQGDIYSFAESLQISGKVTGDVITFSNDTVIRGEIDGDIRAFTRNLTIDGHVTRSTTVFTQYLNLSQSGEIGRNVLAFSQTVDLLGRLGGEINGTIADMRITGEIGRGITMLRVGQLQIEPSAKINGDVRYMSHQEASIAPGAQITGEVAYTQLEPEPKESPTWPILLVVMSVISTVLLWLVIRFLFPKTLLSIQRTLDEKTLGHFGVGILLLLAVPMLTVILLITIIGIPVAVTLVVVVGVLLFVAKIFVGTWAGLRLAERFQWRIPPLLTELIGVIGLSLLVHLPFAGWLVAIAVWMIFLGAVAATVRRVNRSVL, encoded by the coding sequence GTGAAGAATCGGATCAGGATGCTGCTGTTGGTATTCGCATTGTTGGCCATATCCGGTACTACCTGTTTTGCCTTTCAAGCTGTTTCCCAGGAAACCTATGTCTTGGCCAACGGGGAAACGCATATCGGTGATCTCTTCGTGACTGGCCGCAAGGTGGTTATTGAGGGACATGTGCAAGGGGACATATATTCGTTTGCGGAAAGTTTGCAGATCAGCGGCAAGGTGACGGGAGACGTCATCACGTTTTCCAATGATACCGTAATCCGCGGAGAGATAGACGGTGATATCCGGGCGTTTACACGCAACTTGACGATAGACGGTCATGTGACGAGGAGTACGACCGTTTTTACCCAGTATCTCAATCTATCCCAATCGGGCGAGATCGGACGTAATGTCTTGGCCTTTTCCCAAACCGTTGATCTGCTTGGGCGATTGGGCGGCGAGATCAATGGAACGATCGCGGATATGCGAATCACCGGGGAGATCGGGCGCGGCATCACGATGCTGCGGGTTGGCCAGTTGCAAATCGAACCATCAGCTAAAATCAACGGTGATGTTCGCTACATGAGTCATCAGGAGGCTTCCATTGCTCCCGGGGCGCAAATCACAGGGGAGGTGGCGTATACCCAGTTAGAGCCGGAGCCGAAGGAAAGCCCGACATGGCCCATCTTGCTTGTTGTGATGTCGGTGATCAGTACGGTACTGCTATGGCTGGTGATCCGCTTCCTGTTTCCAAAAACACTGTTGTCCATTCAACGTACGCTGGATGAAAAAACGCTTGGTCACTTTGGCGTCGGGATTCTGCTGCTGCTCGCTGTTCCGATGTTGACGGTAATCCTGTTGATTACCATCATCGGCATTCCGGTTGCCGTCACACTTGTCGTTGTGGTTGGCGTGCTGCTGTTTGTAGCCAAAATCTTTGTCGGCACGTGGGCGGGCCTTCGGCTGGCTGAACGATTTCAGTGGCGGATTCCTCCCCTGTTGACAGAATTGATCGGCGTGATCGGTCTCTCTCTGCTGGTTCACCTGCCATTTGCTGGATGGTTGGTCGCGATTGCCGTCTGGATGATCTTTCTCGGAGCCGTCGCAGCAACCGTCCGCCGCGTCAACCGTTCTGTCCTCTAG
- the clpP gene encoding ATP-dependent Clp endopeptidase proteolytic subunit ClpP, whose protein sequence is MHLIPTVIEQTNRGERAYDIYSRLLKDRIIFLGTPINDVVANSVVAQLLFLTAEDPDKDISLYINSPGGSITAGMAIYDTMQFIKPDVSTICVGLAASMGSFLLCAGAKGKRFALPNSEIMIHQPLGGAQGQASDIEIAAKRIVRMREHLNRIYAERTGQPIERIARDTDRDHFMSAQDAKEYGLIDDVISSTPAK, encoded by the coding sequence ATGCATTTGATTCCGACCGTAATCGAGCAAACGAATCGCGGTGAACGTGCTTACGATATCTACTCCCGACTGTTGAAAGATCGCATCATCTTCCTGGGTACCCCGATTAACGATGTGGTTGCGAACAGCGTGGTCGCCCAGTTGTTGTTCCTCACCGCCGAGGACCCGGATAAAGATATCAGTCTTTACATCAACAGCCCGGGCGGTTCTATCACGGCGGGAATGGCCATATACGACACGATGCAGTTCATCAAGCCTGACGTCTCTACCATCTGTGTCGGCTTGGCTGCTTCGATGGGTTCTTTCCTGCTCTGCGCGGGAGCGAAAGGCAAACGATTCGCTCTGCCCAACAGTGAGATCATGATTCACCAGCCCCTTGGCGGCGCGCAGGGTCAAGCTAGTGACATTGAAATAGCGGCTAAGCGAATTGTGCGGATGCGTGAACACCTAAACCGCATCTACGCTGAGCGCACCGGTCAGCCCATTGAGCGAATCGCTCGCGATACAGACCGTGACCATTTTATGTCTGCGCAGGACGCCAAGGAGTATGGGCTGATCGACGATGTGATTTCCTCCACACCAGCAAAATAA
- a CDS encoding H-type small acid-soluble spore protein, translating into MDAARAKEILHSAERVSVEYAGVPVWIDDVDENENIARVHTEGNPQESRTVAITELKEK; encoded by the coding sequence GTGGACGCTGCACGGGCAAAAGAAATCTTGCATTCAGCGGAGAGAGTGAGTGTCGAATACGCAGGGGTACCGGTATGGATCGATGATGTGGATGAAAATGAGAACATCGCACGGGTACATACCGAAGGCAATCCCCAGGAGAGCAGAACCGTTGCGATTACCGAACTGAAGGAAAAGTAA
- a CDS encoding PilZ domain-containing protein has product MVNQRTFFRLELEPPLEAQTSIVRIKDNEIESGEAHVLVDNISAGGLGFVSNLNLPVQTEIVLEFRMRLFNQQIKPLGYIVRKAERPDGLFHYGVSFTIDEDLKALLVRLVSELQIKLRRGNNITSCDFYHGDATAFFDREHQ; this is encoded by the coding sequence ATGGTGAACCAGCGGACGTTCTTTCGGCTTGAGCTAGAACCGCCGTTGGAGGCACAGACGAGCATCGTCAGGATTAAGGACAACGAGATTGAGTCGGGTGAAGCCCACGTACTGGTTGATAACATCAGTGCCGGTGGTCTTGGATTTGTGTCTAATCTCAACCTCCCGGTACAGACTGAGATTGTTTTGGAATTCCGGATGCGTCTGTTTAACCAACAAATCAAACCACTGGGCTACATCGTGAGAAAAGCGGAACGGCCAGACGGATTGTTCCACTACGGGGTTTCGTTTACCATTGACGAAGATCTAAAGGCTCTACTCGTCAGACTGGTCAGCGAGCTGCAAATCAAACTTCGTCGGGGGAACAACATTACCAGCTGTGATTTTTACCACGGGGACGCAACTGCATTTTTCGATAGGGAGCATCAGTAA
- a CDS encoding HPr family phosphocarrier protein, which yields MVQQQVLVKLKTGLQARPAAFFVQEANRFASEIFVEKENKKVNAKSIMGIMSLAIGSGTEITILADGPDASQAVASLAKLVSVEE from the coding sequence ATGGTACAACAGCAGGTTCTGGTTAAACTGAAAACGGGTTTGCAAGCACGACCAGCTGCTTTTTTTGTACAAGAGGCAAACCGGTTTGCATCGGAGATATTTGTAGAAAAAGAGAACAAGAAGGTAAATGCCAAAAGCATCATGGGTATTATGAGTTTGGCGATCGGCTCGGGTACGGAAATCACGATCTTGGCGGATGGGCCAGATGCCTCCCAAGCAGTGGCCAGCTTGGCGAAACTGGTAAGCGTAGAGGAGTAA
- the whiA gene encoding DNA-binding protein WhiA, translating into MSFAAHVKKELTMLQPSDCCSRAELSALIRMNGSLQFGAGRFVLDVSTENAAIARRIYVLTKKLFQVHAELLVRKKMRLKKNNVYIVRIPRGANEILQALSIMDENLSFYPGIPRDLTKTSCCRGAYLRGAFLAGGSVNHPEASSYHLEIFTAYQDFCEALTALANRYRLNAKCIERKKGFVMYIKEGEKITEYLSLIGAHQALLYFEDVRIVKDMRNSVNRLHNCEIANINKTVNAATRQMENIQLIEREIGLENLPPRLREVAELRLLHPDINLKELGELLPSGVVSKSGINHRLRKINEIADKLRENENISSP; encoded by the coding sequence ATGTCCTTCGCAGCACACGTCAAAAAAGAACTAACCATGCTGCAGCCATCTGACTGCTGCAGTCGGGCGGAATTGTCGGCGCTGATCCGCATGAATGGCAGCTTGCAGTTTGGTGCAGGCCGCTTTGTTTTGGATGTATCGACAGAAAATGCGGCGATAGCCAGACGGATTTACGTCCTCACAAAGAAGTTGTTCCAGGTACATGCAGAGCTGCTGGTACGAAAAAAGATGCGCCTGAAGAAAAATAATGTCTACATCGTACGGATTCCTCGGGGCGCCAACGAAATCCTGCAGGCGCTGTCGATCATGGATGAAAACTTGTCATTTTATCCGGGGATCCCACGCGATTTGACCAAAACATCATGCTGTCGGGGAGCTTATCTGCGGGGAGCCTTTCTGGCGGGAGGATCTGTCAACCATCCAGAAGCTTCCAGTTACCACCTGGAGATTTTCACTGCCTATCAGGACTTTTGCGAAGCACTGACAGCACTAGCGAACCGCTATCGCCTCAATGCGAAATGTATTGAGCGCAAAAAAGGGTTTGTAATGTACATCAAGGAAGGGGAAAAAATCACGGAATACCTAAGCCTGATCGGGGCACACCAGGCGCTGTTGTACTTCGAAGATGTCCGTATTGTCAAGGATATGCGTAATTCTGTCAACCGTTTGCACAACTGTGAAATCGCCAATATCAACAAAACGGTTAATGCTGCTACCCGACAGATGGAAAATATTCAGTTGATTGAACGGGAGATTGGCTTGGAGAATCTGCCGCCGCGGTTGCGAGAAGTGGCGGAACTGCGCCTGCTTCATCCCGACATCAACCTGAAGGAACTGGGCGAATTGCTGCCAAGTGGCGTGGTCAGCAAGTCGGGGATCAACCACAGGCTCCGAAAAATTAACGAAATCGCTGACAAATTGAGAGAAAATGAAAATATTTCTTCCCCTTGA